CGATGAGGGCGCCCAGGCTGTGGCCGAAGAAGGCGAAGGGCGCGCCCAGGAGGGGCGACAGCTCCTTCACGAGGGCGTCCATCAGCCGGGGCAGCTCCTCCACGGAGGGCTCATGGAGGCGGCTCTCCCGGCCGGGAGGCTGGATGGCGCACACCTCGATGTCTGCCTCTGGGAGCAGGTCCGGCCATTTGAAGTAGGGAAGGCTGCCCGCGCCCGCATAGGGAAAGCAGAACAGCCGCAGGCGCGGCGCCGCGGTGGGCTTCCGCCGGATGAGCCAGGGCGTCGGCTCCGTGACTGGATGGGTTTGTGAATTCATGACGTGATTCGTAAACACGAATGTGAGAGTGGCTGCAATGTCAAACGCACTGTGGGGCGTCCGTCCGCTGGTGGAGTTCGAGCCGTTCTCTTCCGTGCACTGGGAGGACCCATACCCAGTCTACCGCGCGCTGCGGGAGCACAGCCCCGTGCATTGGGCACCCAAGGCGAAGCTGTTCTGTGTATCACGACACGCTGACGTCGACTTCGTCCTGCGCCGGCCCGAGCAATTCTCATCCCGGGCGATGACGGCGGTGATGTTCGAGAACAAGCGTCCGGAACTTGGGGACGTGCCCTCACTGTTGCGCCTGGTCGTGCGGGGCCGGGTGGATGTGCAGAAGTTCTTCCAGGGGCCGCCGGACGCCATCATCAACTCGGACCCGCCTCGGCACGGCGCGCTCCGGGGCATGGTGAGCCGTTGTTTCACGCCGCGCACCATCGCTTCCTGGGAGCCGAGAATCCGCGAGCTCGTCAATGAATGCCTGGCGCCGCTCCGTGCGGGGCAGCCGTTCGACGTGGTGTCCGGGCTCGCCGTGCCGCTGCCCGTGGTCATCGTGACGGAGATGCTCGGCGTGGAGCCGGAGTGGCGCGCGGACTTCAAGCGGTGGGCCGCTGGCTTCATCACCTATGCCACCGGCGCGGGCCGTGACACGCGGCCGATGCGCGAGTTCTTCGACGTCCTCACGGAGTTTCGCGCCTACATGCGCACGCTGGTGGAGAAGCGGCGCCAGGCGCCAACGGAAGACCTCATCAGCGTGCTCGTGGATCCGGCGCAGAAGGAGGTGCTCGATGAAGAGGAGCTGTTCAGCTTCATCCACACGCTCCTCCTGGGGGGCAATGAGACGACCACCAATCTGATTGGCAACGCCGTCGCCGCGCTGCTGGACCACCCGGAGCAGCTCGCTCTCGTGCAGGGGGCGCCGGAGAAGATTCCGGGGCTCGTCGAGGAGACGCTGCGCTGGGAGTCGCCGGTGCAGTTCACCCTGCGCTCGGCGGTGGAGGACGTGGACGTGGGTGGGGTGCGCCTGCCCGCGGGCTCCAACATGGCCCTGCTGCTGGGGGCGGCGAACCGGGACGAGCGTGCCTTCAAGTCGCCAGACACCTTCGACGTGACGCGCACGCCCTCGCCGCACCGGGCCTTTGGCTTTGGCATCCATCATTGCCTGGGCGCGGGGCTCGCGCGCCTGGAGGCCCGCGTGGCGCTGGAGGAGCTGGTGCCGCTGCTCCCCGGCGTGCGCCGCGCGGACGCACGCCGGGAGTACGTGGACTCGTTGATGATGCGTGGCCTGGCGCGGCTGCCGCTCGTGCCGCGCTGAGAGGCCGCGGTGGCTACTTCCGGCAGCCGCCGCGCAGCTCCCGGGCCGCCGCCGCGACCGTCTCGATGCTCAGCGCGACCCAGTCCGCGCTGTCACGGGCGAACTGCTCCGCGAGCTCCGCGTCCACCGCGGGGTTTCGCCGGGAGCCCGGGCGGAGCTGCTGGAGGAAGTTGTCGCGGGCCGCGATGGAGTGGCGCGCGGTGCGCTCCGCCAACTCGCGGCCGCTGTTGAAGACCTCCTTCAGGCCCGGGTCGCGCAGGTTGGACGGCGAGCCCGCGGCGGACTCGCGGCAGCTCCGGGCGAAGTCCGCGGCCGTGCTCTTCGCCGGCGTGGCCAGGAGCAGGCGCTCCAGCGCGCTGGCCTTCGGGCCGGGCTGGTCGAAGGACTCGCGGTCGCCTTCCGCCTCGCAGGCGCCCATGACCTCCAGCGCGACGGCCGGGGCCAGGGCCGCGGGGCAGCCTCCGAGCTGCTGCAACTCACGACGGCTGGCGGCCACGTCCACGGGCGGCAGCGGCAGCGCGGAGATGAGGGAGAAGAAGGAGCGCAGCACCGGCAGCTTCACCGTCTCCGAGCCTGGGATGGCCTTCAGGGCCGTCTGGATGGCGCTCCAGGGCTTGGTCTCCTTCGCCCCATAGATTTTGAGGTAGCCCTGCTGCAGGAAGCTCAGCCAGCCCTCCGCGAACGCCGTGGCGATCTTCCGGCTCTCCGGCGAGGTGAGGCGTGAGGCCTCGTCGTGGACGGCCAGGAAGTACTCCAGGCAGATGGCCTTGCGCATCCGGACGATGCGCTCGCCCGCGGTGGAAGGGAGCGAGGCGGGAGGCGTCATGGTCAGCCCCAGCAGCTCCAGCTCCTCGGCGCTCAACCAGAAGCGGCCCAGGTCGAGGTCCTCCTGCAGGTCCACGAGGTCGTCGAACATCTGGAGGCCCACGGCGGACAGCTTCACGATGCGGCGCACCGTGGCCTCGTCCACGTCGGAAAGCTGGAGGCGCTGCACCATGTACGCGCCAGGGCCGGCCTTCAGGTACCAGAGGGAGAACAGCTCCTTGACGGTGAGCGGGCGGCCCAGCGCCAGGTACTCGCGCTCCGCGTAGAAGGAGCGGATCTGCTCGATGAGCCGACGGCGGCCGTCGATGAGCGTGGGGGCCGCGGCCATGAACTCGCGGAGCACGCGAATGGCGTCCAGGTCCTCGGTGAAGGCGTTGGGGTCATCCAGAATCTGGAACCCGTGCGCGTCCACGAGGTCGTCGATGCGGCGGATGCCGAACCAGAAGTAGGTCCACAGCCGTCCTTCCGACTCCGTGGCGACGATTTGGGGCAGGTACCCCAACACGTCGACCTCCAGGAGCCAGCGCCG
This genomic window from Myxococcus hansupus contains:
- a CDS encoding cytochrome P450; translated protein: MSNALWGVRPLVEFEPFSSVHWEDPYPVYRALREHSPVHWAPKAKLFCVSRHADVDFVLRRPEQFSSRAMTAVMFENKRPELGDVPSLLRLVVRGRVDVQKFFQGPPDAIINSDPPRHGALRGMVSRCFTPRTIASWEPRIRELVNECLAPLRAGQPFDVVSGLAVPLPVVIVTEMLGVEPEWRADFKRWAAGFITYATGAGRDTRPMREFFDVLTEFRAYMRTLVEKRRQAPTEDLISVLVDPAQKEVLDEEELFSFIHTLLLGGNETTTNLIGNAVAALLDHPEQLALVQGAPEKIPGLVEETLRWESPVQFTLRSAVEDVDVGGVRLPAGSNMALLLGAANRDERAFKSPDTFDVTRTPSPHRAFGFGIHHCLGAGLARLEARVALEELVPLLPGVRRADARREYVDSLMMRGLARLPLVPR